One genomic window of Paenibacillus xylanilyticus includes the following:
- a CDS encoding S1 RNA-binding domain-containing protein — translation MSLIAGTVVSLPVDREVSPFGYFLTTGSEDVLLHYTELTRDVKIGETLEVFLFFDTEDRLAATMKKPYLTLGEMARLVVADIHPRLGCFLEMGLGRQLLLPIRELPELEELRPHVGDEVFVIMEHDKQGRLRAKLAGERELAPLAFHAPTSWLNEWVEATVYKPLQMGTFVLVEGGVLGFGAIGMIHSSERNRMLRLGEKVKCRVTLVREDGRVNLAMSPRKEVGRNEDADKLLAFMKERPMGGMPYSDATPPDIIKQRFGISKSAFKRALGKLMKDGLVTQKENWTYLTESAPKDSDENK, via the coding sequence ATGAGTTTGATTGCAGGCACGGTCGTCTCCCTGCCCGTTGATCGTGAAGTATCGCCTTTTGGCTACTTTTTGACGACAGGATCGGAAGATGTACTGCTTCACTATACGGAACTCACACGGGATGTCAAAATCGGGGAGACGCTCGAGGTCTTTTTGTTCTTTGATACAGAGGACCGTTTGGCAGCAACCATGAAAAAACCATATCTCACGCTCGGCGAAATGGCCCGACTGGTTGTGGCAGATATACACCCACGCCTTGGTTGTTTCCTTGAGATGGGCCTTGGACGGCAGCTGCTGCTCCCTATCCGTGAATTGCCCGAATTGGAAGAACTGCGCCCACACGTGGGCGATGAAGTTTTTGTTATTATGGAACATGACAAGCAGGGACGTCTTCGCGCCAAATTGGCCGGGGAACGTGAGCTTGCTCCTCTGGCGTTCCACGCCCCAACATCATGGTTGAACGAATGGGTGGAAGCTACGGTGTACAAACCTTTGCAGATGGGTACTTTTGTGCTTGTAGAAGGCGGAGTACTTGGCTTCGGTGCGATCGGCATGATCCATTCATCGGAGCGCAACAGAATGCTGCGGCTGGGTGAAAAGGTGAAATGTCGGGTAACGCTGGTTCGTGAAGACGGGCGTGTAAACCTGGCCATGTCCCCTCGCAAAGAGGTGGGCCGTAACGAAGATGCGGACAAACTTCTTGCGTTTATGAAAGAGCGCCCTATGGGCGGTATGCCTTATTCGGATGCCACTCCACCGGATATCATCAAGCAGCGCTTTGGAATCAGCAAGTCTGCTTTTAAGCGTGCCTTGGGCAAGCTGATGAAAGACGGACTGGTGACGCAGAAGGAAAACTGGACGTATTTGACGGAGTCGGCTCCGAAAGATTCAGATGAAAACAAGTAA
- the rsfS gene encoding ribosome silencing factor, which yields MTVSSKELMNMAVTAADDKKASNIVALDLKGISLVADYFVICHGNSDTQVQSIATEIRKQAHAAGVNIKGIEGMDSARWVLMDMGDVVVHIFHRDEREYYNIERLWSDAKVVGTV from the coding sequence ATGACAGTATCATCGAAAGAACTTATGAATATGGCGGTAACCGCCGCTGACGATAAAAAGGCATCGAACATTGTAGCACTGGACCTGAAAGGCATCTCTCTAGTTGCAGACTACTTCGTAATCTGTCACGGTAATTCCGATACACAGGTACAGTCCATTGCAACAGAAATTCGCAAACAGGCACATGCAGCTGGCGTTAACATTAAAGGGATCGAGGGCATGGATTCCGCACGTTGGGTGCTGATGGATATGGGCGACGTGGTTGTGCATATTTTCCATCGTGATGAGCGCGAATATTACAACATTGAACGGCTATGGTCTGACGCCAAAGTGGTGGGAACGGTATGA
- the aroE gene encoding shikimate dehydrogenase translates to MSEQKNTCTSLPVLLGVFGDPIGHSKSPAMHNAALATAGVNGLYMPLHVRPEQLEAAVKGIVALGYRGVNVTIPHKEEVMKYLDVIDDSARLIGAVNTIVNDNGKLTGYNTDGIGYVRSLKEEAVPELAGKKIAVLGAGGAARGVIYALALEKPERISILNRTGERAEALASDLRGHGLGNITGSGLEEAAAVLASADIVINTTAVGMHPHIDDVPVNPELIREGAAVSDLIYNPLETRLLREARLRGCVVHGGLGMFVYQGAVAFEHWLGIPAPVETMRRAVLDSFNK, encoded by the coding sequence CAAAAGAATACCTGTACTTCACTTCCTGTTTTGCTTGGCGTTTTTGGGGATCCGATTGGACATTCCAAGTCACCTGCCATGCATAATGCGGCTCTGGCGACAGCGGGTGTGAACGGATTGTATATGCCGCTTCATGTTCGTCCAGAGCAGCTGGAAGCAGCTGTTAAAGGCATTGTTGCCTTGGGATATCGGGGTGTTAATGTAACGATCCCTCACAAAGAAGAAGTCATGAAATACCTCGATGTCATTGATGATAGTGCGCGGCTGATTGGTGCGGTGAACACGATTGTCAACGATAATGGTAAACTGACTGGGTACAATACCGATGGTATTGGTTATGTTCGTTCGTTGAAGGAAGAAGCAGTACCGGAGCTCGCAGGCAAGAAGATTGCAGTTCTTGGGGCAGGAGGCGCTGCAAGAGGCGTCATCTATGCTCTGGCACTGGAGAAGCCGGAACGGATTAGCATCCTGAATCGTACAGGTGAGAGAGCAGAGGCTCTTGCCTCCGATTTGAGAGGGCACGGATTGGGTAACATCACTGGCAGCGGCTTGGAAGAAGCGGCAGCAGTGTTAGCCTCGGCTGATATCGTGATTAACACTACGGCGGTAGGCATGCATCCGCATATCGATGATGTACCGGTGAATCCGGAGTTGATTCGGGAAGGTGCGGCCGTGAGTGACTTAATCTATAATCCGCTGGAGACACGCTTGCTGCGAGAAGCACGTTTGCGTGGATGCGTTGTGCACGGCGGCCTAGGCATGTTTGTGTATCAGGGCGCGGTCGCATTTGAACACTGGCTCGGCATTCCTGCGCCAGTTGAGACCATGAGACGCGCTGTATTGGATAGTTTTAATAAGTGA
- a CDS encoding nicotinate-nucleotide adenylyltransferase — MKIGIMGGTFDPIHMGHLLAAEAARDSHALDEIWFMPSHVPPHKRGAGASGQQRLDMTEAAVQGVEQYEVLGIEMELGGVSYTIDTMKELWRRYPEHEFYFIIGADMVNYLPKWEQIEELAAKLTFIGVGRPGFQLHLDDLPEELQDSVLLAEMPLVDISSTAVRRRLAKGHSVRFMIPDAVHQYIVRSGLYGAKP; from the coding sequence GTGAAGATTGGCATCATGGGCGGGACGTTTGATCCGATCCACATGGGACATCTGCTCGCAGCCGAAGCTGCAAGAGATTCACATGCCCTGGATGAGATCTGGTTTATGCCTTCCCATGTTCCGCCCCATAAACGCGGAGCAGGAGCTTCGGGACAGCAGCGCCTGGATATGACTGAGGCTGCGGTACAAGGTGTAGAACAGTATGAAGTGCTGGGCATCGAAATGGAGCTCGGCGGGGTGTCCTATACGATCGATACGATGAAGGAATTGTGGCGCCGTTATCCGGAGCATGAATTTTATTTCATTATCGGAGCGGACATGGTGAACTATCTTCCGAAGTGGGAACAGATTGAAGAACTGGCTGCGAAATTAACCTTTATTGGTGTGGGGCGGCCAGGATTTCAGCTGCATCTGGATGACCTGCCGGAGGAACTGCAGGACAGCGTGCTGCTGGCCGAGATGCCTCTGGTGGACATTTCATCCACGGCTGTTCGCAGAAGACTTGCCAAGGGGCATTCGGTACGGTTCATGATCCCTGACGCAGTTCATCAATATATTGTAAGGAGCGGTTTATATGGGGCTAAGCCGTGA
- a CDS encoding class I SAM-dependent DNA methyltransferase: MSYRKFAYVYDELMEDMPYPDWIRFARTAWEQHGMPKSVAELGCGTGSITIPLVNSGFEVTGIDLSADMLSVARSKMEGTPQGHRLYREGSVRWVQQDMRDWRVPEPVDSVISFCDCINYLLEKEDVIRTFQRTYEMLKPEGTFLFDVHHPDTLIRYEEEQPFVLDERSVSYIWTCDMDRERCEIEHHLSIFSRVDDGGRDMYQRFEEVHVQRAYDPDWMKLELTKAGFRNVRVYADFTWKEAGEGAQRLFYVAVK; encoded by the coding sequence ATGTCTTACCGTAAATTTGCTTATGTGTACGATGAATTAATGGAAGATATGCCTTATCCGGACTGGATAAGGTTTGCAAGAACAGCGTGGGAGCAGCACGGCATGCCGAAGAGTGTGGCTGAGCTTGGATGTGGAACAGGGTCCATTACGATCCCACTGGTCAACTCGGGGTTTGAAGTGACGGGCATTGATCTGTCTGCGGATATGTTATCTGTGGCACGAAGCAAAATGGAGGGAACTCCTCAAGGTCATCGATTGTATCGTGAAGGCAGTGTCCGCTGGGTTCAGCAGGATATGCGGGATTGGAGAGTACCCGAACCGGTAGATTCAGTAATCTCCTTCTGTGACTGCATTAATTATTTGCTGGAAAAGGAAGATGTTATTCGTACGTTCCAGCGTACCTACGAGATGCTGAAGCCGGAAGGCACATTCCTGTTTGATGTACACCATCCAGACACCTTGATTCGCTATGAAGAAGAGCAGCCTTTTGTCCTGGATGAACGCTCCGTATCCTATATCTGGACCTGCGACATGGATCGTGAACGGTGTGAGATTGAGCATCATCTCAGCATTTTCTCCCGGGTGGATGACGGCGGCAGGGACATGTACCAGCGTTTCGAAGAGGTTCACGTTCAGCGTGCGTACGATCCGGACTGGATGAAGCTGGAACTGACCAAAGCTGGATTCAGGAATGTCCGTGTATATGCTGATTTCACATGGAAAGAAGCTGGGGAAGGCGCGCAGCGGCTATTTTACGTCGCGGTGAAATAG
- the yqeK gene encoding bis(5'-nucleosyl)-tetraphosphatase (symmetrical) YqeK, with translation MGLSREELIKAVSGQMPEKRWKHTLGVMEKAIQLAEKYGADPVKADLAAILHDVAKYWPVSEMEAVIRENGLNEELLQHDKQLWHSEVGAFVAQRDYGVDDPEIINAIRWHTSGRVGMSLLDKVVCLADYIEPGRDFPGVDHIREQAERSLEEGLIAGFDSTISLLISQRRVIYPLTMLSRNDLIAHL, from the coding sequence ATGGGGCTAAGCCGTGAAGAATTAATTAAGGCCGTTTCCGGTCAGATGCCGGAGAAGCGCTGGAAGCATACGCTTGGCGTAATGGAAAAGGCTATCCAGTTGGCAGAGAAGTATGGGGCGGATCCGGTCAAAGCCGACCTCGCAGCCATACTGCATGACGTGGCCAAGTACTGGCCTGTATCCGAGATGGAAGCGGTCATCCGTGAAAACGGATTGAACGAAGAACTTTTACAGCATGACAAGCAGCTCTGGCACTCTGAAGTAGGTGCTTTTGTGGCACAGCGGGATTATGGTGTTGATGATCCGGAAATCATTAACGCAATCCGCTGGCATACTTCCGGGCGTGTAGGTATGAGTCTGCTTGATAAGGTTGTATGTCTTGCTGACTATATTGAACCGGGAAGAGATTTCCCGGGCGTAGATCACATTCGTGAGCAGGCAGAGCGCAGCTTGGAAGAGGGACTGATTGCCGGTTTTGATTCCACGATCAGCTTGCTGATCTCGCAGCGCCGCGTCATTTACCCGCTAACGATGTTGTCGCGGAATGATCTGATTGCACACTTATAA
- a CDS encoding phosphotransferase family protein encodes MESTYKTRLTSEQLNAIAKQHFNTGILEYREMIDGWANHAYYISLGNGQEVVLKIAPSKVGKPLRCEQDLLMAEVQALRLVGELRDVPVPRVLAWDTTCSLAPAEYFMMEYMSGTPYNKVKDQYSAAEQAEIEEQLGAFNRRINEIKGEKFGYFSEKKPKYNTWKEAFLCLMDDLLTDGREAGVKLPMDYDELAQLIREKSDVLSDVNEPVLIHWDLWDGNVFVEQGRITAIIDFERCLWADPLMEHYFSHFNYTKGFVKGYGRAITTESERKRRSLYDLYFDLILRIECEYRQYDNQEHIQWAIHNLEEGIERFRMS; translated from the coding sequence GTGGAAAGTACATACAAAACAAGGCTGACTTCAGAACAGCTGAATGCAATTGCCAAGCAACATTTTAATACAGGCATCCTGGAATATAGGGAAATGATTGACGGATGGGCCAACCATGCTTATTATATCTCGCTCGGCAACGGGCAAGAGGTGGTGCTCAAAATCGCTCCTTCCAAGGTTGGTAAACCATTGCGTTGTGAGCAGGATCTCCTGATGGCAGAAGTTCAGGCACTGCGTCTTGTGGGAGAGCTTCGAGATGTACCGGTCCCCCGTGTATTGGCGTGGGATACCACATGCAGTCTTGCTCCGGCGGAGTATTTTATGATGGAATATATGTCTGGCACGCCTTACAACAAGGTCAAAGATCAGTATAGTGCAGCAGAGCAGGCAGAGATTGAAGAGCAGCTTGGTGCATTCAATCGCCGGATCAACGAGATCAAAGGTGAAAAGTTTGGCTATTTTTCAGAAAAGAAACCAAAGTATAACACCTGGAAGGAAGCATTTTTGTGTCTGATGGATGATTTGCTGACCGACGGAAGAGAGGCTGGCGTAAAACTTCCTATGGATTATGATGAGCTTGCCCAATTGATTAGGGAGAAATCGGATGTGCTGAGTGATGTCAACGAGCCGGTACTCATTCACTGGGATCTGTGGGATGGCAATGTATTTGTGGAACAGGGGCGGATTACAGCCATTATTGATTTTGAGCGTTGCCTATGGGCGGATCCTCTGATGGAGCACTACTTCAGTCATTTTAATTATACAAAAGGGTTTGTGAAAGGTTACGGTAGGGCCATCACAACGGAGAGTGAACGAAAACGAAGAAGCTTGTACGATCTGTATTTTGATCTGATCCTGCGGATTGAATGCGAATATCGTCAATATGATAACCAGGAACACATTCAGTGGGCAATCCATAACTTGGAAGAAGGAATCGAGCGATTTCGAATGTCCTAG
- the leuS gene encoding leucine--tRNA ligase, whose amino-acid sequence MSENHQPKHGYQPQVMEKSWQQYWDENKTFKTGEDPGKPKFYALDMFPYPSGSGLHVGHPEGYTATDIVSRFKRMRGYNVLHPMGWDAFGLPAEQHALDTGEHPREITFRNIDNFRRQIKSLGFSYDWDREISTTDPEYYKWTQWIFIQLYKKGLAYVDEVPVNWCEALGTVLANEEVIDGKSERGGHPVVRKPMRQWVLKITEYAERLLEDLEELDWSESIKDMQRNWIGKSTGAEVVFAIEGSEEVIKVFTTRADTLFGASFAVLAPEHELVDAITTAEQREAIKAYQEQAARKSDLERTDLAKEKTGVFTGAYAINPVNGAKLPIWIADYVLAGYGTGAVMAVPGHDGRDWEFAKQFGLDIIEVIQGGDVTQEAYAGDGPHVNSDFLNGLNNEEAIAKMIAWLEENGKGQGKTTYRLRDWLFSRQRYWGEPIPILHLEDGTMKTVPEDQLPLLLPDIDQIKPSGTGESPLANVTEWVNTVDPETGMKARRETNTMPQWAGSCWYYLRFIDPHNDKELISQEKQQQWLPVDLYIGGAEHAVLHLLYARFWHKVLYDLGVVNTKEPFHKLVNQGMILGTNNEKMSKSRGNVINPDEIVNEFGADTLRLYEMFMGPLEATKPWNANGVEGMYRFLSRVWRLFINEDTGAINDKITVDGGTEEFKRTAHKTIKKVTDDLEHLRFNTAISQLMIFINDAYKADTLPREAMENFVQLLSPLAPHMAEELWSRLGHEGGISYVAWPEYDESMTVDAEVEIVVQVNGKIVTRATIAKDLDAQGMQDFTMELAPVKQALEGKTIRKVIAVPGKLVNIVAG is encoded by the coding sequence ATGAGTGAAAATCACCAGCCGAAGCACGGCTATCAGCCGCAGGTTATGGAGAAAAGTTGGCAGCAGTATTGGGATGAGAACAAAACGTTTAAAACAGGTGAAGACCCGGGTAAACCGAAGTTTTATGCACTCGACATGTTCCCCTATCCATCCGGTTCAGGTCTGCACGTAGGCCACCCGGAAGGGTATACGGCAACAGACATCGTTTCCCGTTTCAAACGTATGCGTGGTTATAATGTGCTTCATCCGATGGGCTGGGATGCTTTCGGTTTGCCTGCTGAGCAGCACGCTCTGGACACGGGCGAGCACCCGCGGGAAATTACATTCCGCAATATCGACAATTTCCGTCGTCAAATCAAGTCCCTTGGTTTCTCGTACGACTGGGATCGTGAGATCAGTACAACAGACCCTGAATACTATAAATGGACACAATGGATCTTCATCCAGTTGTACAAAAAAGGCCTGGCATACGTAGATGAAGTGCCGGTTAACTGGTGTGAAGCGCTGGGTACGGTACTGGCTAACGAAGAGGTTATTGACGGCAAAAGTGAGCGCGGTGGTCATCCGGTTGTACGCAAACCGATGCGTCAATGGGTATTGAAAATCACGGAATATGCAGAGCGCTTGCTGGAAGATCTGGAAGAGCTGGATTGGTCCGAGAGCATCAAGGATATGCAGCGCAACTGGATTGGCAAATCCACAGGTGCAGAGGTTGTATTTGCCATTGAGGGCAGTGAAGAAGTTATCAAAGTGTTTACAACACGTGCGGATACCCTGTTCGGTGCAAGCTTCGCCGTTCTTGCTCCTGAGCATGAATTGGTCGATGCAATTACGACAGCGGAACAGCGTGAAGCCATTAAGGCTTACCAGGAGCAGGCCGCTCGCAAGAGTGATCTGGAACGTACGGATCTGGCCAAAGAAAAAACAGGCGTATTCACTGGTGCCTATGCGATCAATCCGGTTAATGGTGCAAAGCTGCCTATCTGGATTGCGGATTATGTGCTCGCAGGATACGGTACAGGAGCGGTTATGGCAGTTCCAGGTCATGATGGACGGGACTGGGAATTTGCGAAGCAGTTCGGTCTGGACATCATTGAAGTTATCCAGGGTGGGGACGTAACACAAGAGGCTTATGCCGGTGACGGACCGCATGTGAACTCGGACTTCCTGAACGGACTGAATAACGAAGAAGCGATTGCGAAAATGATCGCATGGTTGGAGGAGAATGGTAAGGGGCAAGGAAAAACAACGTATCGCCTGCGCGATTGGTTGTTCAGTCGCCAGCGTTACTGGGGTGAGCCGATTCCAATTCTGCACCTGGAAGATGGAACAATGAAGACGGTGCCGGAAGATCAACTTCCTTTGCTGCTGCCGGATATCGACCAGATCAAACCTTCAGGTACCGGGGAGTCTCCACTGGCGAACGTAACGGAGTGGGTAAATACGGTGGACCCGGAAACGGGAATGAAAGCCCGCCGCGAGACCAATACGATGCCGCAATGGGCGGGAAGCTGCTGGTATTATCTGCGCTTTATCGATCCACACAACGACAAAGAGCTGATCTCCCAGGAGAAACAGCAGCAGTGGCTGCCTGTTGACCTGTATATCGGGGGAGCCGAGCATGCCGTGCTTCACCTGCTGTATGCTCGTTTCTGGCATAAGGTGTTGTATGATCTGGGCGTGGTGAATACTAAGGAGCCATTCCACAAACTGGTGAACCAGGGTATGATTCTGGGAACCAATAATGAGAAAATGAGTAAATCCCGTGGTAATGTCATTAACCCGGATGAAATTGTGAATGAATTCGGAGCCGATACATTGCGTCTCTATGAGATGTTTATGGGACCACTGGAAGCTACAAAACCGTGGAATGCTAACGGGGTAGAGGGTATGTACCGCTTCCTGTCACGCGTATGGCGTCTCTTCATCAACGAGGATACTGGAGCAATCAACGACAAGATCACTGTGGATGGCGGAACGGAAGAATTCAAACGCACAGCTCACAAAACGATCAAAAAAGTTACGGATGATCTGGAACATCTGCGTTTCAACACAGCGATCAGCCAGTTGATGATCTTCATCAACGATGCTTACAAAGCCGATACATTGCCACGTGAAGCGATGGAAAACTTTGTACAGCTCTTGTCCCCACTGGCACCGCACATGGCGGAAGAATTGTGGAGCCGTCTTGGACACGAAGGAGGAATCTCCTACGTAGCTTGGCCGGAGTATGATGAATCCATGACAGTAGATGCTGAAGTGGAGATTGTTGTACAGGTCAACGGCAAAATCGTAACTCGTGCAACGATTGCCAAAGATCTCGATGCACAAGGCATGCAGGACTTTACAATGGAACTGGCACCTGTCAAACAGGCTCTGGAAGGCAAGACCATTCGCAAGGTCATTGCCGTTCCAGGCAAACTTGTTAATATTGTTGCCGGTTAA
- the yhbY gene encoding ribosome assembly RNA-binding protein YhbY, whose translation MLNGKQKRFLRSQAHHLTPVFQIGKGGTNDHLFRHIEEAIEKRELMKVQVLNNCLDDKNEIAEEVARETGSELVQIIGSTIILYKESRDNKQIELP comes from the coding sequence ATGTTAAACGGTAAACAAAAGCGCTTTTTGCGCTCACAAGCACATCATCTGACCCCTGTATTTCAGATCGGCAAAGGGGGCACCAATGATCATCTGTTCCGTCATATCGAAGAGGCAATTGAGAAACGCGAACTGATGAAAGTGCAAGTGTTGAACAACTGTCTGGATGACAAAAACGAAATCGCTGAAGAAGTAGCTCGGGAAACCGGCAGCGAACTGGTGCAGATTATCGGAAGCACCATCATCCTGTACAAGGAATCACGCGACAACAAACAAATCGAACTTCCTTAG